The following proteins are encoded in a genomic region of Gimesia algae:
- a CDS encoding DNA/RNA non-specific endonuclease — protein sequence MAPADTRSPLSFENEVTTETGTRHAFRENFDSNLYVLIVKAKFGGGSGLNGEFMIDTRFDGPGEGPLHMVPQGMKLNRGKGSPWAAMERQWDNALKTGDTVSVNIEINWPAAGKRPNSFTVNYTITDAKTGITSIYSEKFSNPK from the coding sequence ATGGCTCCTGCCGACACCCGTTCGCCGTTGTCCTTTGAAAATGAGGTCACCACCGAGACAGGAACGCGTCATGCGTTCCGTGAGAACTTCGACAGTAACCTCTACGTCCTCATCGTCAAAGCTAAATTTGGCGGGGGAAGTGGCTTAAACGGTGAGTTCATGATTGACACCCGATTTGATGGACCCGGTGAGGGGCCTCTTCATATGGTACCACAAGGTATGAAACTCAATCGTGGTAAAGGCTCACCTTGGGCTGCCATGGAACGCCAGTGGGATAATGCCTTGAAAACAGGTGATACGGTATCAGTGAATATCGAAATTAACTGGCCCGCAGCGGGGAAGCGGCCTAATAGCTTCACCGTAAATTACACAATCACAGATGCGAAGACCGGTATAACATCCATTTATAGCGAAAAATTTTCTAACCCAAAATAA